A stretch of Henckelia pumila isolate YLH828 chromosome 4, ASM3356847v2, whole genome shotgun sequence DNA encodes these proteins:
- the LOC140860897 gene encoding egg cell-secreted protein 1.3-like: MDSTPNVVLTTMLLCFLATRAVEGRMLDAKPIRGLAEAGESSSCFDSLFQLQSCTSEVVMFFLNGETYLGAGCCAAIKTIQHDCWPNMLGSLGYTTEEGDILRGYCDASDDSGSTETLPHSPPKAH, encoded by the coding sequence ATGGATTCCACCCCCAACGTAGTCCTTACAACAATGCTGCTATGCTTCTTAGCAACAAGGGCAGTCGAGGGCCGAATGCTCGATGCAAAGCCAATCCGCGGGTTAGCCGAGGCAGGAGAGTCGTCGAGTTGTTTCGACTCTTTGTTCCAACTACAATCATGCACCAGCGAGGTCGTGATGTTCTTTCTGAATGGTGAGACCTACCTGGGGGCAGGATGTTGTGCGGCCATAAAGACGATCCAACACGACTGTTGGCCGAATATGCTCGGCTCTCTCGGCTACACAACTGAAGAAGGCGACATTTTGCGTGGCTACTGCGATGCAAGCGACGACTCGGGCTCCACCGAGACTCTGCCTCATTCACCACCGAAGGCTCATTGA